From the genome of Streptomyces sp. NBC_01116, one region includes:
- a CDS encoding sigma-70 family RNA polymerase sigma factor, giving the protein MSTTRPPHTRVPAARQNDGQITDWALAAGGGDREAADRFVRATYEDVRRFVAYLSSDVPGADDLAQETYLRAMSGLARFAGRSCARTWLMSIARRVVIDRHRAAAVRPRTADTADWQTAAERAQPRHLPGFEESVAVLDALGRLEPARRQAFVLTQLLGASYEEAAAAAGCPIGTVRSRVARARRELAGQWRAGPAEAHPGPLHHSVTGLRPDGDT; this is encoded by the coding sequence CTGTCCACGACCCGCCCGCCCCACACCCGGGTCCCGGCCGCCCGGCAGAACGACGGGCAGATCACCGACTGGGCGCTGGCGGCGGGCGGCGGGGACCGGGAGGCAGCCGACCGCTTCGTCCGGGCGACCTACGAGGACGTCCGCAGATTCGTCGCCTACCTCAGCTCCGACGTCCCGGGGGCCGACGACCTGGCTCAGGAGACCTACCTCCGGGCGATGAGCGGACTGGCCCGGTTCGCGGGGCGTTCCTGCGCCCGGACCTGGCTGATGTCGATCGCGCGACGCGTCGTCATCGACCGGCACCGAGCCGCCGCCGTACGCCCCCGGACCGCCGACACCGCGGACTGGCAGACCGCCGCGGAACGCGCCCAGCCCCGTCACCTGCCCGGATTCGAGGAGTCCGTCGCGGTGCTGGACGCCTTGGGCCGGCTGGAACCGGCGCGCCGCCAGGCCTTCGTCCTCACCCAACTGCTGGGCGCCTCCTACGAGGAGGCGGCGGCCGCCGCGGGCTGCCCGATCGGCACGGTGCGCTCCCGCGTGGCCCGCGCCCGCCGCGAACTCGCCGGGCAGTGGCGCGCGGGACCCGCCGAAGCGCACCCGGGCCCGCTCCACCACTCCGTGACCGGCCTGCGCCCGGACGGAGACACCTAA
- a CDS encoding ATP-grasp domain-containing protein: MTIAALESLSFGLGRMAEAAAEAGHRLCLLTGDRSVYRHELAVLPPDALDVVDVDTTDPEATRRALAAVPDLAGLINTTDTWSLPAAELAAELGLPGAGPGAVRLLRDKRRVRETLHAHGLSRSTAVSVPPGPEGAGEVLRAVGLPAVLKDSAGTSSRYVWIVHDEEELHRALADAGRQRLIGDLSAEAFLSGPLYSAETFSWDGTTRLLGVLSRQTSRAAVVREEAAAFPVALPREELAAIEAWVGRVLAVAGHARGFAHVEFVLTADGPELVEINRRIGGALVGEVLCRTLRTNVYTAMMDEALGRRPALLDAPLDAEGPAYGFVLVYAEQPGVLKGWHGLDELGAFPGEVEWFPVREPGESVLHVGDQRGCTGMVLAKGRTAELAQHRAWSAAVRVRPVVAGAP, from the coding sequence ATGACGATCGCCGCACTGGAGTCCCTGTCCTTCGGCCTGGGCCGGATGGCGGAGGCCGCCGCCGAGGCGGGGCACCGGCTCTGCCTGCTGACCGGCGACCGTTCGGTCTACCGGCACGAGCTGGCGGTCCTGCCGCCGGACGCGCTGGACGTCGTGGACGTCGACACGACGGATCCGGAGGCCACCCGTCGCGCCCTGGCCGCCGTGCCGGACCTGGCCGGGCTGATCAACACGACGGACACCTGGAGCCTGCCGGCCGCCGAACTGGCCGCCGAACTGGGGCTCCCGGGCGCCGGTCCCGGAGCCGTACGGCTGCTGCGGGACAAGCGCCGGGTCCGGGAGACGCTGCACGCGCACGGGCTGAGCCGGAGTACGGCCGTATCCGTCCCGCCGGGCCCCGAAGGCGCCGGGGAGGTGCTGCGGGCAGTGGGGCTGCCCGCGGTCCTGAAGGACTCGGCGGGCACCTCCTCGCGTTACGTGTGGATCGTGCACGACGAGGAGGAGCTGCACCGGGCGCTGGCGGACGCGGGCCGACAGCGCCTGATCGGCGACCTGTCGGCCGAGGCGTTCCTCTCCGGTCCGCTGTACAGCGCGGAGACCTTCAGCTGGGACGGGACCACACGGCTGCTCGGGGTGCTGAGCCGCCAGACGTCCCGGGCCGCGGTGGTACGGGAGGAGGCGGCGGCGTTCCCGGTGGCGCTGCCCCGGGAGGAGCTCGCCGCCATCGAGGCGTGGGTGGGCCGGGTCCTGGCGGTGGCGGGGCACGCCCGCGGCTTCGCCCATGTGGAGTTCGTCCTGACCGCCGACGGGCCCGAGTTGGTGGAGATCAACCGCAGGATCGGCGGCGCGCTGGTCGGCGAGGTGCTGTGCCGGACGCTGCGGACCAACGTCTACACGGCCATGATGGACGAGGCGCTCGGCCGCCGCCCGGCACTGCTGGACGCCCCGCTCGACGCCGAAGGGCCCGCGTACGGCTTCGTCCTGGTGTACGCGGAGCAGCCCGGGGTGCTGAAGGGCTGGCACGGCCTCGACGAACTCGGGGCGTTCCCCGGGGAGGTGGAGTGGTTCCCGGTCCGCGAGCCCGGCGAGAGCGTGCTCCACGTCGGCGACCAGCGGGGCTGTACGGGCATGGTGCTGGCGAAGGGGCGGACGGCGGAGCTGGCCCAGCACCGGGCGTGGAGCGCGGCCGTCCGGGTCCGCCCGGTCGTCGCCGGGGCGCCGTGA
- a CDS encoding MFS transporter — MSRRTDGAPGAGADGGPTGRAPGRRSAPRRAGGPPLTGPQRFLLGGSFLITLGSFAVLPYMSVLLHQRLGLGLGTVGVVLAVASLIQFAGGVVAGPVTGRIGLRRAMLLALGLRTAGFAAFVPGLTSPVLAVGALLLVSAGAALYLPANKAYLVEGASEERRPRLLSASSSAFNAGMALGPPAAAPLVLGSPGVLFSCVTVLFALVGAGHALLPASAADRPAGRSSGGSSAAPAAGRAPESGAPRPGPSPFVATVLSVYAFMFFQHYLALYAVPRTSAAFYGAVLAGYAALLVVAQPLLAERVAALGYPAALRWGFGAMAAGMAAIGAGGHAGIAVGGALLCLGEIVLFLKNDLEALARSSAAAASVFGRQRLAAGIGAFASGVVGGQLYGAAESAGSARGFWAAVCLQCLLVPVFLLRRRRTARDPEGSRAGAGQEVRDTP, encoded by the coding sequence GTGAGCCGCCGGACGGACGGGGCTCCGGGGGCCGGCGCGGACGGTGGGCCGACGGGCCGGGCCCCGGGGCGGAGGTCCGCCCCCCGGCGGGCGGGCGGCCCGCCGCTCACCGGCCCGCAGCGGTTCCTGCTCGGGGGCTCGTTCCTGATCACGCTGGGCAGCTTCGCCGTGCTGCCCTACATGTCGGTGCTGCTGCACCAGCGGCTCGGCCTCGGACTCGGCACGGTCGGCGTCGTGCTGGCCGTCGCCTCGCTGATCCAGTTCGCCGGCGGCGTGGTGGCGGGGCCGGTGACCGGGCGGATCGGGCTGCGGCGCGCGATGCTGCTGGCGCTGGGGCTGCGTACGGCGGGGTTCGCCGCGTTCGTCCCCGGGCTGACGAGTCCGGTCCTGGCGGTCGGGGCGCTGCTGCTGGTGTCGGCGGGCGCGGCGCTCTACCTCCCGGCGAACAAGGCGTATCTCGTGGAGGGGGCGTCCGAGGAGCGGCGCCCCCGGCTGCTGTCGGCGAGCAGTTCGGCGTTCAACGCGGGGATGGCGCTGGGCCCTCCGGCCGCCGCGCCGCTCGTCCTGGGCTCCCCCGGGGTGCTGTTCTCCTGCGTCACCGTGCTGTTCGCGCTCGTGGGGGCCGGGCACGCGCTGCTGCCGGCGAGTGCGGCGGACCGGCCCGCCGGCAGATCGTCCGGCGGGTCGTCCGCAGCGCCCGCCGCCGGGCGGGCCCCGGAGTCCGGCGCACCGCGTCCCGGGCCCTCACCGTTCGTGGCGACCGTGCTGAGTGTGTACGCGTTCATGTTCTTCCAGCACTATCTGGCGCTGTACGCGGTCCCCCGGACGTCGGCGGCCTTCTACGGGGCCGTCCTGGCGGGGTACGCGGCCCTCCTCGTCGTCGCCCAGCCGTTGCTGGCGGAACGGGTCGCCGCACTGGGCTACCCGGCCGCCCTGCGGTGGGGGTTCGGCGCGATGGCGGCGGGCATGGCGGCGATCGGGGCCGGGGGCCACGCGGGGATCGCGGTGGGCGGGGCGCTGCTGTGCCTCGGGGAGATCGTGCTCTTCCTCAAGAACGACCTGGAGGCGCTGGCCCGTTCGTCGGCGGCTGCGGCGAGCGTGTTCGGGCGGCAGCGGCTGGCGGCGGGCATCGGCGCGTTCGCCAGCGGGGTGGTGGGCGGGCAGCTGTACGGGGCGGCGGAGTCGGCGGGCTCGGCGCGGGGGTTCTGGGCCGCGGTCTGCCTCCAGTGCCTGCTGGTGCCGGTGTTCCTGCTCCGCCGGCGGCGCACCGCCCGGGACCCCGAGGGGTCGCGGGCGGGCGCCGGCCAAGAGGTGCGGGACACCCCTTAG
- a CDS encoding pyridoxal-phosphate dependent enzyme: MRAGADAAPRTAGPDTPVRPAVATVHEHITDAVKTPDLIRLTGDVVLARFETMKVYAALGAVRSLLRRGRVVPGQTLVDSSSGIYALALAMACHRYGLRCHIVASTTVDATMRAQLEILGATVDAMPPSQSLRLDQELRVRHVRRLLAERPDFHWMRQYHDQVHHEGYREFAELLTGALPQGPLTVVGAVGTGASTGGLARALRESGRSVRLVGIQPFGSVTFGSERFEDPEAIIAGIGSSIPFGNVRHELYDTVHWLDFRHAMAGAVGLLREHAVFAGLSTGAAHLAAAWEAARDPGRLHLVLGADTGHRYAERVFARHAEALDPAGLRPRTITSPADLRPPWSVMEWAGRAAPEAARTAEGDGPSPVPTVELLP; the protein is encoded by the coding sequence GTGAGGGCCGGGGCGGACGCCGCTCCGCGCACGGCCGGGCCGGACACGCCCGTGCGCCCGGCCGTCGCGACGGTCCACGAGCACATCACCGACGCGGTGAAGACCCCGGACCTGATCCGGCTGACCGGCGACGTCGTCCTCGCCCGCTTCGAGACGATGAAGGTGTACGCGGCACTGGGCGCGGTCCGCTCGCTGCTGCGCCGGGGCCGGGTGGTCCCCGGGCAGACCCTGGTCGACAGCTCCAGCGGGATCTACGCGCTGGCGCTCGCCATGGCCTGCCACCGCTACGGGCTGCGCTGCCACATCGTCGCCTCCACCACCGTGGACGCCACCATGCGGGCGCAGTTGGAGATCCTCGGCGCGACGGTCGACGCGATGCCGCCCTCGCAGAGCCTGCGCCTGGACCAGGAGCTGCGGGTGCGCCACGTGCGCCGGCTGCTGGCGGAGCGGCCGGACTTCCACTGGATGCGGCAGTACCACGACCAGGTCCACCACGAGGGCTACCGGGAGTTCGCGGAGCTGCTCACCGGGGCGCTGCCCCAGGGCCCGCTGACCGTGGTCGGCGCGGTGGGCACGGGTGCGTCGACCGGCGGACTGGCCCGCGCGCTGCGGGAGTCGGGGCGGTCGGTGCGGCTGGTGGGCATCCAGCCGTTCGGCAGCGTGACGTTCGGGAGCGAGCGGTTCGAGGACCCGGAGGCGATCATCGCGGGCATCGGCAGCTCGATCCCGTTCGGGAACGTCCGCCACGAGCTGTACGACACCGTCCACTGGCTGGACTTCCGCCATGCGATGGCGGGGGCGGTCGGACTGCTGCGGGAGCACGCGGTGTTCGCCGGCCTGTCCACCGGGGCGGCCCATCTGGCGGCTGCCTGGGAGGCGGCCCGCGATCCCGGGCGGCTGCATCTGGTGCTGGGCGCCGACACCGGACACCGGTACGCGGAACGGGTGTTCGCCCGGCACGCCGAGGCCCTGGACCCGGCCGGGCTGCGGCCCCGGACCATCACCTCGCCGGCCGACCTGCGGCCGCCGTGGTCGGTGATGGAATGGGCCGGGCGCGCCGCTCCGGAGGCCGCCAGGACCGCCGAGGGCGATGGTCCCTCCCCCGTACCGACCGTGGAGCTGCTGCCATGA
- a CDS encoding class I SAM-dependent methyltransferase, whose protein sequence is MHWYEDDALWSDFAPTMFPAARAESAAALVASSPLLDFPPGTRVLDLCCGPGLFVVPLAERGYEVTGVDLSPSLLESARSACDTAGAEVRLERADMLTYRQPGAFDVVLNVFTSFGYFDEAEDNLQVLRNAHESLAPGGQLLVDVMGKEVLAGWIGRPKAVDLPDGAYVVQRDTVLDSWRRLRTDWTLVRGTTARTASITCWLYSAAELHALFESAGFTDVECFGGFDASGYDQRSDRLIVRGRRK, encoded by the coding sequence ATGCACTGGTACGAGGACGACGCGCTCTGGTCCGATTTCGCCCCGACGATGTTCCCGGCGGCGCGGGCCGAGTCCGCGGCCGCCCTGGTCGCGTCCTCTCCTCTGCTGGACTTCCCACCGGGCACGAGAGTCCTGGACCTGTGCTGCGGGCCGGGTCTCTTCGTGGTGCCGCTGGCGGAGCGCGGGTACGAGGTGACGGGGGTCGATCTGTCGCCCTCCCTGCTGGAGAGCGCCCGGTCCGCCTGCGACACGGCGGGCGCCGAGGTCCGGCTGGAGCGCGCCGACATGCTCACGTACCGGCAGCCGGGCGCGTTCGACGTGGTGCTGAACGTCTTCACGTCCTTCGGCTACTTCGACGAGGCCGAGGACAATCTCCAGGTGCTGCGCAACGCCCACGAGAGCCTCGCCCCGGGCGGGCAGCTCCTGGTGGACGTGATGGGCAAGGAGGTGCTGGCGGGCTGGATCGGGCGGCCGAAGGCGGTCGACCTGCCCGACGGCGCCTACGTCGTCCAGCGCGACACCGTCCTCGACAGCTGGCGGCGGCTGCGCACGGACTGGACGCTGGTGCGCGGCACGACGGCGCGGACGGCGTCCATCACCTGCTGGCTCTACTCGGCGGCCGAGCTGCACGCCCTCTTCGAGAGCGCGGGCTTCACCGACGTGGAGTGCTTCGGCGGATTCGACGCGTCGGGCTACGACCAGCGCTCGGACCGGCTGATCGTGCGCGGGCGGCGCAAGTGA